One Candidatus Tectomicrobia bacterium genomic region harbors:
- a CDS encoding adenylate/guanylate cyclase domain-containing protein: MEEKLPRRLSAIFSADVKGYSRLMGDDEEATVHTLTALRSTNFSIIKAFGGRVVDSPGDNMLVEFPSVVEAVKCAVEIQERLREANAELPSSRRMEFRIGINLGDVIADGDRIYGDGVNIAARLEGLAEGGGVCVSGTVFEQVESKLDLKWEFMGEQAVKNIARPVRAYRMRMGDGAGVEKSAEGARRDEPPRFSIFVLPLQNLSGNPDQDYFSDGITEDLITDLSRISGAFVISRSTSFAYKGKAVDAKQAAAELGVRYVLEGSVRRAGDQVRVNVQLIDAETGSHIWAERFDREVGDIFALQDEVTGRIARALNLQVLEAESHRAQKGRPENLDAEDYALRGWAELCTKPMSPESNHAAQKYLEEALRLDPDSARAWTCRSFMYIRAAQFGWLPEPRAELQKRAVEAGEKAISLDPKSAEAHYVLGLPLLLSGQGEKALPAFETAIEINRNYAPAYRGVGFSLTLLGRAGESFSWFEKAMRLSPRDPFWAVWCWNMGYAKHLIGEDKEAVAWAKRAIAANPKYPNSYFLLASAQAWLGEEEEARKALDEGRRFMPLYDTIALYRPLCALSLNETFLSQLEERHIAGLRKAGMPEA; encoded by the coding sequence ATGGAAGAAAAGCTTCCGCGCAGGCTGTCCGCCATCTTCAGTGCCGACGTGAAGGGCTACAGCCGCCTCATGGGGGATGACGAGGAGGCGACGGTCCACACCTTGACCGCTCTGCGGAGCACCAATTTCTCGATCATCAAAGCATTTGGCGGCAGGGTGGTGGACTCCCCCGGGGACAACATGCTGGTGGAGTTCCCCAGCGTGGTCGAGGCCGTGAAGTGCGCCGTGGAGATTCAAGAGCGCTTGCGGGAGGCGAACGCCGAGCTTCCCTCCAGCCGGCGGATGGAGTTCCGGATCGGGATCAACCTGGGGGACGTGATCGCCGACGGCGATCGCATCTACGGCGACGGGGTGAACATCGCCGCCCGGCTGGAGGGCCTGGCCGAGGGGGGCGGCGTCTGCGTCTCGGGCACGGTCTTCGAGCAGGTGGAGAGCAAGCTCGATCTCAAGTGGGAGTTCATGGGCGAGCAGGCGGTCAAGAACATCGCCCGTCCGGTGCGGGCATACCGGATGCGAATGGGTGACGGCGCGGGCGTTGAAAAATCCGCGGAAGGCGCCAGGCGGGACGAGCCGCCGCGCTTCTCCATCTTCGTCCTGCCCCTTCAGAACCTCTCGGGGAATCCAGACCAGGACTACTTCTCGGACGGGATCACCGAGGATTTGATCACCGACCTCTCCCGCATCTCGGGGGCCTTCGTCATCTCCCGCAGCACCTCCTTCGCCTACAAGGGCAAGGCGGTGGACGCGAAGCAGGCCGCCGCCGAGCTCGGCGTCCGCTACGTGCTGGAGGGCAGCGTGCGCCGGGCGGGGGATCAGGTGCGCGTGAACGTCCAGTTGATTGACGCTGAGACGGGCAGCCACATCTGGGCCGAGCGCTTCGACCGCGAGGTAGGGGACATCTTCGCGCTCCAGGACGAGGTGACGGGCCGGATCGCCCGGGCCCTGAACCTACAGGTCCTTGAGGCGGAGAGCCACCGGGCCCAGAAGGGGAGGCCGGAGAACCTCGACGCCGAGGATTACGCCCTGCGCGGCTGGGCGGAGCTGTGCACCAAGCCGATGAGCCCGGAGTCGAACCATGCCGCCCAAAAATATCTTGAGGAGGCTCTCCGTCTGGACCCGGATTCCGCCCGAGCGTGGACTTGCAGGTCGTTTATGTACATCCGGGCGGCCCAATTCGGCTGGCTGCCCGAGCCCCGGGCCGAGCTTCAGAAGCGCGCGGTCGAGGCGGGGGAGAAAGCGATCTCCCTGGACCCGAAGAGTGCCGAAGCCCACTACGTGTTGGGATTGCCCCTCCTATTATCGGGCCAGGGGGAGAAGGCGCTCCCTGCGTTTGAAACGGCCATCGAGATCAACCGGAACTACGCGCCCGCCTACCGAGGGGTGGGATTCAGCCTGACCCTACTGGGACGGGCGGGCGAGTCTTTCTCGTGGTTTGAGAAAGCGATGCGCCTCAGTCCCCGCGATCCTTTTTGGGCGGTCTGGTGCTGGAACATGGGGTATGCGAAGCACCTGATTGGCGAGGACAAGGAGGCGGTCGCGTGGGCGAAGCGGGCGATTGCCGCCAACCCAAAATATCCCAACTCATATTTCCTGTTGGCCTCCGCCCAGGCGTGGCTCGGCGAGGAAGAGGAGGCGAGAAAAGCCCTGGATGAAGGACGCAGGTTCATGCCCCTCTACGACACGATAGCCCTGTACCGTCCCCTCTGCGCCCTCTCTCTGAACGAAACTTTTCTGTCCCAGCTCGAGGAGCGCCACATCGCCGGCCTGCGCAAGGCCGGGATGCCGGAGGCGTAG
- a CDS encoding TIGR02757 family protein, whose protein sequence is MRAYGPAFLDSDPLGLVHPYPDDADREVAAFFAASLAFGKAAAIRGSLARILGRLGEHPAGALHAFDYGRDAGLFRGLRHRWAGEASLAALAHLTGAALREAGSLGVLFMQGYDPAAPDLLGALAAFRRSLLALGASLPKHVLRETACLLPDPEGPSACKRLHLFLRWMVRPADGLDLGLWKGPRPDQLLIPLDTHLARIGRLLGLTDRRTPGRLMAEEVTASLRLLDPADPVRYDFALSRLGILGRCPSRRDARLCAGCPLQDSCRYWRRVPRARKAALMGAG, encoded by the coding sequence ATGCGGGCCTACGGCCCCGCCTTCCTGGACTCGGACCCCCTGGGGCTCGTCCACCCCTACCCGGATGACGCGGACCGCGAGGTGGCCGCCTTCTTCGCCGCCTCCCTCGCCTTCGGGAAGGCGGCCGCCATCCGGGGGAGCCTCGCCCGCATCCTGGGCCGGCTGGGAGAGCATCCCGCCGGGGCGCTGCACGCCTTCGACTACGGCCGCGACGCCGGTCTCTTCCGGGGCCTCCGCCACCGCTGGGCGGGAGAAGCCTCCCTCGCCGCCCTCGCGCATCTCACGGGGGCGGCGCTGCGCGAGGCGGGCTCGCTGGGGGTCCTCTTCATGCAAGGCTACGACCCCGCCGCCCCGGACCTCCTGGGCGCCCTCGCCGCCTTCCGCCGGAGCCTCCTCGCCCTGGGGGCCTCCCTGCCGAAGCACGTTCTCCGCGAGACCGCCTGCCTCCTCCCCGACCCCGAGGGCCCGAGCGCCTGCAAGCGGCTCCACCTGTTTCTCCGCTGGATGGTGCGCCCCGCCGACGGCCTGGACCTCGGGCTCTGGAAGGGCCCCCGGCCGGACCAGCTCCTCATCCCCCTCGACACCCACCTCGCACGCATCGGGCGCCTGCTGGGCCTCACCGACCGCCGCACCCCGGGCCGCCTCATGGCGGAAGAAGTGACGGCCTCGCTCCGCCTCCTCGACCCGGCCGATCCGGTGCGCTACGACTTTGCCCTCTCGCGCCTGGGCATCCTGGGCCGCTGCCCCAGCCGCCGCGACGCGCGCCTGTGCGCCGGCTGCCCCCTCCAGGACTCGTGCCGCTACTGGCGCAGGGTGCCGAGGGCGAGAAAGGCGGCGCTCATGGGGGCGGGGTAG
- a CDS encoding transposase, whose amino-acid sequence MKFNPGIHRRRSVRLKGWDYASRGAYFVTVCAHGRECAFGEVRSGRVALNEAGRVVESAWNDLPRHYPRAGLDAFVVMPNHVHGILVIGKGSYVGADFKSAPTDMKPMRRHPLSEIVRAFKAFSTRRINLLRQTPGHPLWQRNYYEHIIRGEDELNPAREYVLHNPLKWAEDENYPGNVKRNKQVGT is encoded by the coding sequence ATGAAATTCAACCCCGGCATCCACCGCCGCCGGTCGGTGCGTTTGAAGGGGTGGGATTACGCCTCGCGCGGGGCGTATTTCGTGACGGTGTGCGCCCACGGGCGGGAATGTGCGTTCGGGGAGGTGAGGAGCGGGCGGGTGGCCTTGAACGAGGCGGGGCGGGTGGTGGAGTCCGCCTGGAACGACCTGCCCCGGCATTACCCGCGCGCGGGATTGGATGCGTTCGTCGTGATGCCGAATCACGTGCACGGGATTTTGGTTATCGGCAAGGGTTCGTACGTAGGGGCGGATTTCAAATCCGCTCCTACAGACATGAAGCCGATGCGCCGTCATCCGTTGTCCGAAATCGTGCGGGCCTTCAAGGCATTTTCCACCCGCCGTATCAACCTCCTCCGTCAGACGCCGGGCCATCCTCTCTGGCAACGGAACTATTACGAGCACATCATCCGCGGCGAGGACGAATTGAACCCCGCGCGGGAATACGTCCTGCACAATCCCCTGAAATGGGCGGAGGACGAGAATTACCCTGGGAATGTGAAGAGGAACAAACAGGTTGGTACGTAG
- a CDS encoding response regulator, whose amino-acid sequence MEEDKLLTKKAFTTFEVAHICDVTPVTIQNWIDKGWLVAYRTAGGHRRVRREDLISFLESRNMPHRLTGRGGGPPKVLLIGGEEEASSLIRDVLRGEDASCEIHVAQDAFQAGLLYAGERPDVVILDVALPGADGAEMCRRIRQGHAAGGASIIALLGTGETELRNRLLQLGVTHFVQKPIDTVALKELVHEVVRARRPPGA is encoded by the coding sequence GTGGAAGAAGACAAACTGCTGACGAAAAAGGCGTTCACCACGTTCGAGGTGGCCCACATCTGCGACGTCACCCCGGTCACCATCCAGAACTGGATCGACAAGGGGTGGCTCGTCGCCTACCGGACGGCCGGGGGCCACCGCCGGGTGCGCCGGGAGGACCTCATCTCCTTCCTCGAGTCGCGGAACATGCCCCACCGGCTGACCGGGCGCGGGGGCGGGCCCCCCAAGGTCCTCCTGATCGGGGGGGAGGAGGAGGCGAGCAGCCTCATCCGCGATGTCCTGCGGGGGGAGGACGCCTCCTGCGAGATCCACGTGGCCCAGGACGCCTTCCAGGCCGGGCTCCTCTACGCGGGCGAGCGGCCCGACGTGGTGATCCTCGACGTGGCGCTCCCGGGAGCGGACGGGGCCGAGATGTGCCGCCGCATCCGGCAGGGCCACGCCGCGGGCGGCGCCTCGATCATCGCCCTCCTGGGCACCGGCGAAACCGAGCTCCGCAACCGCCTCCTCCAGCTCGGCGTGACCCACTTCGTCCAGAAGCCCATCGACACCGTGGCGCTCAAGGAGCTGGTGCACGAGGTGGTGCGGGCGCGCCGTCCGCCGGGGGCTTAG
- the recN gene encoding DNA repair protein RecN, with translation MLRLLRIANFAIIDALEVEFGPGLNALTGETGAGKSIIFEALNLTLGGRAGAETVRAGAGEAVVETLFDLPDTPGGRAAQKILEEAGVEVGPERELIVRRRVAPAGRSRIYLNGALGTAATLAAVGERLVNIHGQHAHQTLLRPSAHLGLLDEFAGLGEELSKLGETVRALRETERALAERDRGARERAQRADLLRFQVEELESARLAPGEMEAIEAELPRLRNAERLGTLAGELHQRLYEAEGSVFERLGEIQRGLGRLAELDPGRAKWQEDTASLLAQVESLSEGLRAYAGGAEGDPARLEALEARRGLLRELRRKYGADEAECLGFLARAKDELASLSDEAGGERLLAGRDRLRAEAGGLARHVSEARRKAARTLDKRMGAGLAELGLPGAVFQTNLAHAEDPESFLEIGGRRVRLRADGADEGEFFFSPNPGEPPRPLARVASGGELSRLMLALESVLRRGDLIPTLIFDEVDAGIGGAVAEVVGRKLLEVSRDHQVLVITHLAQVASLADRHFGIEKHVAKGRTTASIRPLDGEARVEEIARMGAGLEITRAARQHAKEMLRGAKKPARRG, from the coding sequence ATGCTCCGCCTCCTGCGGATCGCCAACTTCGCCATCATCGACGCGCTCGAAGTCGAGTTCGGGCCCGGCCTGAACGCCCTGACGGGGGAGACCGGGGCGGGCAAGTCCATCATCTTCGAGGCCCTGAACCTCACCCTCGGGGGCCGGGCGGGGGCCGAGACCGTCCGCGCGGGGGCCGGGGAGGCGGTGGTCGAGACCCTCTTCGACCTCCCGGACACCCCGGGCGGCCGCGCCGCCCAGAAAATCCTCGAGGAAGCGGGGGTCGAGGTGGGCCCCGAGCGGGAGCTCATCGTGCGCCGCCGGGTCGCCCCCGCCGGGCGCAGCCGCATCTACCTGAACGGCGCCCTCGGCACCGCGGCCACCCTCGCCGCCGTGGGGGAGCGCCTGGTGAACATCCACGGCCAGCACGCCCACCAGACCCTGCTGCGGCCCTCCGCCCACCTCGGGCTGCTGGATGAGTTCGCGGGGCTGGGGGAGGAACTCTCGAAACTCGGCGAAACGGTGCGGGCGCTGCGCGAGACGGAGCGCGCGCTCGCCGAGCGCGACCGGGGCGCCCGGGAGCGGGCCCAGCGGGCGGACCTCCTGCGTTTCCAGGTGGAGGAGCTGGAATCCGCCCGCCTCGCGCCCGGCGAGATGGAGGCGATCGAGGCCGAGCTCCCCCGGCTGCGCAACGCGGAGCGCCTGGGGACCCTCGCCGGGGAGCTCCACCAGCGGCTCTACGAGGCGGAGGGCTCGGTCTTCGAGCGCCTGGGGGAGATCCAAAGGGGGCTGGGGCGCCTCGCCGAGCTGGACCCCGGCCGGGCCAAGTGGCAAGAGGACACGGCCTCCCTCCTCGCCCAGGTGGAATCCCTCTCGGAGGGGCTCCGGGCCTACGCCGGGGGGGCCGAGGGCGACCCGGCGCGCCTCGAGGCGCTCGAGGCCCGGCGGGGGCTCCTCCGGGAGCTGCGCCGCAAGTACGGGGCGGACGAGGCCGAGTGCCTCGGCTTCCTCGCCCGGGCGAAAGACGAGCTGGCCTCGCTCTCGGACGAAGCGGGCGGGGAGCGCCTCCTCGCCGGGCGGGACCGGCTCCGGGCCGAGGCGGGCGGGCTGGCCCGGCACGTCTCCGAGGCGCGCCGCAAGGCGGCCAGGACCCTCGACAAGCGCATGGGCGCGGGCCTGGCCGAGCTGGGCCTCCCGGGCGCGGTCTTCCAAACGAACCTCGCGCACGCGGAAGACCCGGAGAGCTTCCTGGAGATCGGGGGCCGGAGGGTGCGCCTGCGCGCGGACGGGGCCGACGAGGGCGAGTTCTTCTTCTCCCCCAACCCCGGGGAGCCCCCCCGGCCCCTGGCGCGGGTGGCCTCGGGCGGGGAGCTCTCCCGCCTCATGCTGGCGCTCGAGTCGGTGCTGCGGCGCGGAGACCTCATCCCCACCCTCATCTTCGACGAGGTGGACGCGGGCATCGGGGGGGCGGTGGCCGAGGTGGTGGGCCGCAAGCTCCTGGAGGTCTCCCGCGATCACCAGGTGCTCGTCATCACCCACCTGGCCCAGGTGGCGAGCCTCGCGGACCGGCACTTCGGCATCGAGAAGCACGTCGCCAAGGGGCGCACCACGGCCTCCATCCGGCCCCTCGACGGCGAGGCGCGCGTCGAGGAGATCGCCCGCATGGGGGCCGGCCTCGAGATCACCCGGGCCGCCCGCCAGCACGCCAAGGAGATGCTCCGCGGGGCCAAGAAGCCCGCGAGGCGGGGGTGA
- a CDS encoding NAD(+)/NADH kinase, translating into MPQPFRRIALAAGPFAKKASPDLAGAAAWLRKRGFELALDRTAAELAGEPGDLPTEKVIAGADLLIVFGGDGSMLRTAHHLRDGGPAMLGVNTGHLGFMADVPLSELLPALERILLEGKFAIESRMRLRPCALRDGKRIPLDDVLNDVVLTSGPLARMVEFTVRVNGRHLGNFRGDGLILATPTGSTAYSLSAGGPLVVPEMEVILINPICPHTLSHRPIVVGGDARVEVRLFRDPEAEHRHTLLTLDGLPGVELQPDDRLEVVKSPDPVRLVRPEGADFFQVLRDKLVWETHPRGGDSRGGRA; encoded by the coding sequence TTGCCCCAGCCCTTCCGCCGCATCGCCCTGGCCGCCGGGCCCTTCGCGAAGAAGGCCTCGCCCGACCTCGCGGGGGCGGCCGCCTGGCTGCGGAAGCGGGGCTTCGAGCTGGCCCTCGACCGGACGGCGGCGGAGCTGGCGGGCGAGCCCGGGGACCTCCCGACCGAGAAGGTGATCGCGGGGGCCGACCTCCTCATCGTGTTCGGGGGGGACGGCTCCATGCTCCGCACGGCCCACCACCTCCGCGACGGCGGCCCGGCCATGCTCGGGGTGAACACGGGCCACCTGGGCTTCATGGCGGACGTGCCCCTGAGCGAGCTCCTGCCCGCGCTCGAGCGCATCCTGCTGGAGGGCAAGTTCGCCATCGAGTCCAGGATGCGGCTCAGGCCCTGCGCGCTCAGGGACGGGAAGCGCATCCCCCTCGACGACGTGCTGAACGACGTGGTGCTCACCTCGGGGCCGCTGGCCCGGATGGTGGAGTTCACCGTCCGGGTGAATGGCCGCCACCTCGGCAACTTCCGGGGGGACGGCTTGATCCTCGCCACCCCGACGGGCTCGACCGCCTACTCCCTCTCGGCCGGGGGCCCCCTCGTCGTGCCCGAGATGGAGGTGATCCTCATCAACCCCATCTGCCCCCACACCCTGAGCCACCGGCCCATCGTGGTCGGGGGGGACGCCCGGGTCGAGGTGCGGCTCTTCCGCGACCCCGAGGCCGAGCACCGCCACACCCTCTTGACCCTGGACGGCCTCCCGGGCGTGGAGCTCCAGCCGGACGACCGCCTCGAGGTGGTCAAGAGCCCGGACCCGGTGCGCCTCGTCCGGCCCGAGGGGGCGGACTTCTTCCAGGTGCTCCGGGACAAGCTCGTCTGGGAGACCCACCCCCGCGGCGGGGACTCGCGCGGGGGCCGCGCCTGA
- a CDS encoding PAC2 family protein, which produces MDHLHIEEVPPLRSPTLLMAFAGWNDASSAATTAASFIAQEVGGRRFAHIESDIFYNFQDMRPLVTLDERGMRKITWPSNAFYACRTPNLDHDLVVFLGVEPHLQWKRFSGLVLDMARRLNVRIVVTLGALLADVYHGASVRITGSSTNPELRERLGLRPSRYEGPTGIVGILNSLFKDENLPAVSVWANTPHYVNVSPNPKAALALIERMSDFLSIAFDVSGLVAGTREFEEKVDQALASNQAVRDYVEQLRLRSGDEEEPGDLPSGEDLARELEKYLRERRRGEGGEKPGEKG; this is translated from the coding sequence ATGGACCACCTGCACATCGAGGAAGTCCCGCCCCTGCGGAGCCCCACCCTCCTGATGGCCTTCGCCGGCTGGAACGACGCCAGCAGCGCCGCGACCACGGCGGCGAGCTTCATCGCCCAGGAGGTCGGGGGGCGGCGCTTCGCCCACATCGAGTCGGATATCTTCTACAACTTCCAGGACATGCGCCCCCTCGTCACCCTGGACGAGCGGGGGATGCGCAAGATCACCTGGCCCTCGAACGCCTTCTACGCCTGCCGCACCCCCAACCTCGACCACGACCTGGTGGTCTTCCTGGGGGTGGAGCCGCACCTGCAGTGGAAGCGCTTCTCCGGCCTCGTCCTCGACATGGCGCGCCGCCTGAACGTGCGCATCGTGGTGACGCTGGGGGCGCTCCTGGCGGACGTGTACCACGGCGCCAGCGTGCGCATCACGGGCTCCTCGACCAACCCGGAGCTGCGCGAGCGGCTGGGGCTGCGGCCCTCCCGCTACGAGGGCCCGACCGGAATCGTCGGCATCCTGAACAGCCTGTTCAAGGACGAGAACCTGCCCGCCGTCAGCGTCTGGGCGAACACCCCGCACTACGTGAACGTCTCGCCCAACCCCAAGGCGGCGCTGGCCCTGATCGAGCGGATGTCGGACTTCCTCTCCATCGCCTTCGACGTGTCGGGCCTGGTGGCGGGGACGCGGGAGTTCGAGGAGAAGGTGGACCAGGCCCTCGCCTCGAACCAGGCGGTGCGGGACTACGTCGAGCAGCTAAGGCTGCGGAGCGGGGACGAGGAGGAGCCGGGCGATCTCCCGTCGGGCGAGGACCTGGCCCGGGAGCTGGAGAAGTACCTGCGCGAGCGCCGGCGCGGCGAGGGCGGGGAGAAGCCGGGGGAGAAGGGCTAG
- a CDS encoding D-tyrosyl-tRNA(Tyr) deacylase, whose product MRAVVQRVGRCRVRVEGETVGEIGPGLLVLLGVGQEDGEEDARALAGKSVNLRIFPDEEGKLNLSLLESGGAMLVVSQFTLLGDCRKGRRPSFASAAPAPLAERLYERFIEEAARLGAPTASGRFGALMEVELVNDGPVTLLLDSRGAF is encoded by the coding sequence ATGCGCGCGGTGGTGCAGCGGGTCGGGCGGTGCCGGGTCCGGGTGGAAGGAGAAACCGTCGGGGAAATCGGCCCGGGCCTCCTCGTCCTGCTCGGGGTGGGCCAGGAGGATGGGGAGGAAGACGCCCGCGCCCTGGCCGGGAAGAGCGTGAACCTGCGCATCTTCCCGGACGAAGAGGGCAAGCTGAACCTCTCCCTGCTCGAATCCGGGGGCGCCATGCTGGTGGTCAGCCAGTTCACCCTCCTGGGAGACTGCCGCAAGGGCCGGCGGCCCTCCTTCGCCTCGGCCGCCCCGGCCCCGCTGGCCGAGCGCCTCTACGAGCGCTTCATCGAGGAGGCCGCCCGCCTCGGCGCCCCCACCGCCTCGGGCCGGTTCGGCGCCCTGATGGAGGTCGAGCTGGTGAACGACGGCCCCGTCACCCTCCTCCTCGATTCCCGGGGGGCCTTCTGA
- a CDS encoding methyltransferase domain-containing protein, with protein sequence MAGMFSNAAAYDGYMGRWSAKLAPLFLDFAGIHDGGRLLDVGCGTGALCRAAAEAAPRSEVVGVDPAQAFIEHARAQCTDPRITYDLGDALNLSYPDDSFDQSLSLLVFMFIPQGERAAGEMRRVTRPGGAVAACTWDSGDGKMELASTFWEEAVRLDPAAEARRADKTLRYNRRGELGALWKGIGLEGVEETAIGMRMEFASFGDYWLPLQREVGPIGTYAKGLSPEARDALRGALRARFLGGGPDGPFTLRARAWAARGTVPG encoded by the coding sequence ATGGCCGGGATGTTCTCGAACGCCGCCGCGTACGACGGCTACATGGGCCGCTGGAGCGCCAAGCTCGCGCCTCTCTTCCTCGACTTCGCCGGGATTCATGACGGCGGCCGGCTGCTGGATGTGGGCTGCGGCACGGGGGCGCTCTGCCGGGCGGCGGCGGAGGCCGCCCCCCGCTCGGAGGTCGTGGGCGTCGATCCGGCGCAAGCTTTCATCGAGCACGCCCGCGCGCAGTGCACGGACCCACGCATCACATATGACCTCGGCGATGCGCTGAACCTTTCTTATCCGGACGATTCCTTCGACCAATCCCTCTCCCTGCTCGTGTTCATGTTCATCCCCCAGGGGGAGAGGGCGGCGGGCGAGATGCGCCGCGTCACGCGCCCGGGAGGCGCGGTGGCGGCCTGCACCTGGGACAGCGGCGATGGGAAGATGGAGCTGGCGAGCACGTTCTGGGAGGAGGCGGTCCGGCTGGACCCGGCCGCCGAGGCGCGCCGGGCGGACAAAACCCTGCGCTACAACCGCCGGGGCGAGCTCGGCGCGTTATGGAAGGGCATCGGCCTGGAAGGCGTGGAGGAGACGGCCATCGGGATGCGGATGGAATTCGCCTCCTTCGGCGACTACTGGCTTCCCCTCCAGCGGGAGGTGGGGCCGATTGGCACCTATGCGAAGGGCTTGTCCCCCGAGGCCCGGGATGCGCTCCGGGGGGCGCTCCGTGCGCGGTTTCTCGGGGGCGGCCCCGACGGCCCCTTCACCCTCCGGGCCCGGGCCTGGGCGGCGCGGGGCACGGTGCCCGGCTGA
- a CDS encoding methyltransferase domain-containing protein — MADMFSKSEAYESLMGRWSDRLAPVFMEFAGVRDGGRVLDVGCGTGALCRAVLDAAPLSEVVGVDPSEPFIAYARERCADPRAAFDVGDALNLPYPDASFDQTLSLLVFQFIPEGEQAAEEMHRVTRPGGTVAACTWDGEGGFELTSAFWDEAGKLDPALKKRGDSRLFRRGQFSRLWDAAGLQDVEETGLGIQMDFASFDDYWLPFLQGATPMGAYVKALVPEGREALREALWKRFLPGGEDGPFALGGRAWAARGKVPG, encoded by the coding sequence ATGGCGGACATGTTCTCGAAATCCGAAGCCTACGAGAGCCTCATGGGCCGCTGGAGCGACCGGCTTGCGCCCGTGTTCATGGAATTCGCGGGGGTCCGCGACGGGGGGCGGGTGCTCGATGTGGGGTGCGGCACCGGGGCGCTCTGCCGCGCGGTGCTGGACGCCGCCCCCCTCTCGGAGGTCGTGGGCGTCGACCCGTCGGAGCCCTTCATCGCCTACGCCCGCGAGCGGTGCGCCGACCCGCGCGCCGCCTTCGACGTCGGCGACGCGCTGAACCTTCCCTACCCCGACGCGTCCTTCGATCAGACACTGTCCCTGCTCGTGTTCCAGTTTATTCCTGAGGGAGAACAAGCGGCAGAAGAGATGCACCGGGTGACGCGACCGGGCGGCACGGTGGCGGCCTGCACCTGGGACGGCGAGGGAGGATTTGAATTGACGAGTGCTTTTTGGGACGAGGCGGGCAAGCTGGACCCCGCCCTGAAGAAGAGAGGCGATTCCCGTCTCTTCCGCAGGGGTCAGTTCTCTAGGTTGTGGGATGCGGCGGGCCTTCAGGACGTGGAGGAGACGGGCCTCGGGATTCAAATGGACTTCGCCTCCTTTGACGATTACTGGCTCCCTTTCCTTCAAGGCGCTACCCCAATGGGCGCTTACGTGAAGGCCCTGGTTCCCGAGGGCCGGGAGGCGCTCCGCGAAGCGCTCTGGAAACGGTTTCTGCCGGGCGGGGAAGATGGCCCATTCGCGCTCGGGGGGCGGGCCTGGGCGGCGCGGGGCAAGGTCCCCGGTTGA